The Brassica oleracea var. oleracea cultivar TO1000 chromosome C6, BOL, whole genome shotgun sequence genome includes a region encoding these proteins:
- the LOC106299198 gene encoding uncharacterized protein LOC106299198: MKKQRYLVFFFVLFSFLLFVNLSEGRSGGVAEEYWKKIMKNEPLPEPIKELLNNPFRTGEERFVKDFKTKSIVIIYHNPNV; encoded by the exons ATGAAGAAACAACGTTACTTGGTCTTCTTCTTTGTCCTTTTCAGCTTTCTCCTG TTTGTGAATCTAAGTGAAGGAAGATCTGGAGGAGTTGCAGAGGAATATTGGAAGAAGATAATGAAGAATGAGCCATTACCTGAACCAATCAAAGAGCTTCTCAACAATCCATTTAGGACAGGAGAAGAGAGGTTCGTCAAGGATTTTAAAACCAAATCTATCGTCATCATCTACCACAATCCTAACGTATGA
- the LOC106297245 gene encoding uncharacterized protein LOC106297245 → MDELDGMIGPTRPFRELDRQMGELDIVVGPTRPFDELDGMIGHVQLAKWKRPYGPAPEAFADLTVADLRVNQHEDWDTEKIRRILPQYEEDILAIKPSNENALDRQVWRDAPLALGFDPRGIVDLESRWTALCATPCLPPTGLATSQLFPWILWTLWKERNRFVFNGYSASPEDTLATAIRSAKEWEQGHMIEKSTPPRSLPVTKETHTAATIVRSDAAWRKEDKKAGLGWTVKTSRFEIRMKKTQWHVSSPLIAEGLAIREAMLFCREHGLDNILLECDSSQLIRAINHEENISELHGILSDILQLSRPPDVSILFAWIPRNQNLVADSLSKEALCMAEVFIAPT, encoded by the exons ATGGACGAGTTGGACGGTATGATCGGTCCAACTCGCCCATTTCGCGAGTTGGACCGCCAAATGGGAGAGTTGGACATTGTGGTCGGTCCAACTCGCCCATTTGACGAGTTGGACGGTATGATCGGTCATGTCCAACTCGCCAAATGG AAACGCCCGTATGGTCCAGCTCCTGAAGCGTTTGCAGACCTTACAGTGGCTGATCTGCGTGTTAACCAGCATGAAGATTGGGATACAGAGAAAATACGACGGATTTTGCCTCAGTACGAAGAGGATATCCTAGCCATCAAACCAAGCAATGAAAATGCTCTAGATAGACAG GTCTGGCGTGACGCCCCCTTGGCTTTGGGTTTTGACCCTAGAGGAATTGTAGATTTGGAATCAAGATGGACTGCTCTTTGCGCAACCCCGTGTTTGCCCCCTACAGGGCTTGCAACAAGCCAGCTTTTCCCGTGGATCCTATGGACATTGTGGAAAGAACGTAATAGGTTCGTTTTCAATGGCTACTCTGCTTCACCGGAGGACACTCTAGCTACTGCTATAAGATCGGCTAAGGAATGGGAACAAGGTCATATGATAGAGAAGAGTACTCCCCCTAGGTCTCTTCCAGTGACGAAGGAAACACACACTGCAGCTACCATCGTTCGCTCGGACGCAGCCTGGAGGAAGGAAGATAAGAAAGCAGGGCTCGGCTGGACAGTGAAGACCTCAAGATTTGAGATTCGTATGAAGAAAACTCAGTGGCATGTCTCCTCGCCGCTCATTGCAGAGGGGCTTGCTATTCGGGAAGCTATGTTGTTTTGTAGAGAACACGGCTTGGATAACATCCTCCTAGAGTGTGACTCATCCCAGCTGATAAGAGCTATAAACCATGAGGAAAACATATCTGAGCTGCATGGGATTCTCTCAGACATCCTCCAACTGAGCCGCCCTCCTGATGTTTCGATTTTATTTGCTTGGATTCCTAGAAACCAAAATCTTGTTGCTGATTCCTTATCAAAGGAAGCTTTATGTATGGCTGAGGTTTTTATTGCCCCCACCTAA
- the LOC106297243 gene encoding uncharacterized protein LOC106297243: MGGSPPCGDSVRAIKDHKRQATTSKKWPFPVENDHQITFSALDTKGVHMPHNDPLLVDLDIGECLVAKVLIDTCSSVDLIFRNTLDKMGVDLRDMKPSSRTLTGFNGASEQMIGTIRLPVYAGGITCTVKFSVLRTKAPYNAHGCIT, encoded by the coding sequence ATGGGCGGATCACCACCTTGTGGTGACTCGGTTCGAGCCATCAAAGATCACAAACGTCAAGCAACCACCTCTAAGAAGTGGCCCTTTCCAGTCGAAAATGATCACCAGATCACTTTTTCGGCACTGGATACCAAGGGCGTCCACATGCCACATAACGATCCTCTCCTCGTCGACCTTGACATCGGTGAATGCCTAGTCGCAAAAGTCCTTATTGATACCTGCAGCTCAGTCGATCTCATCTTTCGCAACACACTCGACAAAATGGGAGTTGATTTAAGGGATATGAAGCCTTCCTCTCGCACGCTCACCGGCTTCAACGGAGCCTCGGAGCAAATGATTGGGACAATTCGTCTTCCAGTATACGCAGGTGGTATAACCTGCACCGTCAAGTTCTCCGTCCTCCGCACCAAAGCACCCTATAATGCTCATGGCTGCATTACATGA